The following proteins come from a genomic window of Musa acuminata AAA Group cultivar baxijiao chromosome BXJ1-7, Cavendish_Baxijiao_AAA, whole genome shotgun sequence:
- the LOC135679084 gene encoding polygalacturonate 4-alpha-galacturonosyltransferase-like, with amino-acid sequence MQPPQQALAARAGGRCGRAGGPVCGFRPPAVLLLFFLILAPLAVRGSIRAPISSGIQDFPSHTGTDQREQVAVQKLKSILTKETLQNVSHAEKSYSLAELENKALISSLQIADVKLYNNPDDQQLLDSPAKLIRRQLREERHEQKQMVFTQQDDEAVVRLENAAIERSKAVDSAVLGKYSIWRRENENENSDSRVRLMRDQIIMGRIYSVLAKSRNKLDLYQELLSRIKESQHVVGEANADADLHHSASDKIKAMGQVLSKAKEALYDCKAVTRRLRAMLQSADEQVRSLKKQSTFLSQLAAKTIPNGIHCLSMRLTIDYYLLPLEKRKFPRSENLENPNLYHYALFSDNVLAASVVVNSTIMNAKEPEKHVFHLVTDKLNFGAMNMWFLLNPPGKATIHVENVDDFKWLNSSYCPVLRQLESAAMKEYYFKADHPSAGSSNLKYRNPKYLSMLNHLRFYLPEVYPKLDKILFLDDDIVVQKDLTALWSVDLNGNVNGAVETCGESFHRFDKYLNFSNPHIARNFDPNACGWAYGMNMFDLKEWKNKDITGIYHKWQNMNEDRVLWKLGTLPPGLLTFYKLTHPLEKSWHVLGLGYNPTIDHSEIENAAVIHYNGNMKPWLELAMTRYRPYWTKYINYDHPYVRACKLKE; translated from the exons ATGCAGCCTCCGCAGCAGGCCTTGGCGGCCAGAGCAGGCGGGAGGTGTGGAAGGGCCGGAGGTCCCGTTTGCGGCTTTCGCCCACCCGCAGTgctgcttctcttcttccttatTCTGGCCCCTTTGGCGGTGCGCGGCAGCATTCGGGCGCCGATCTCGTCCG GCATCCAGGATTTCCCTAGCCACACG GGAACCGATCAGAGAGAACAAGTTGCTGTGCAGAAGCTAAAATCTATTCTAACAAAAGAG ACACTTCAAAATGTTTCACATGCGGAGAAAAGTTATTCACTGGCCGAATTGGAGAACAAGGCACTGATTAGTTCTTTACAGATTGCAGATGTAAAGCTTTACAACAATCCAG ATGATCAACAACTTCTTGATTCACCAGCAAAATTAATTCGAAGG CAATTGAGAGAGGAAAGACATGAACAGAAGCAGATGGTGTTTACTCAACAAGATGATGAAGCAGTAGTTAGGCTTGAAAATGCTGCCATTGAGCGTTCAAAAGCTGTGGATTCAGCAGTATTGGGCAAATATAGCATATGGAGGCGAGAAAATGAGAATGAAAATTCTGATTCAAGAGTTAGGCTGATGCGTGATCAGATAATCATGGGTAGGATCTATTCTGTACTCGCAAAATCAAGGAACAAACTTGATCTTTACCAGGAATTGCTGAGTCGTATCAAAGAAAGCCAACATGTAGTAGGAGAGGCCAATGCTGATGCTGACCTACACCATAG TGCTTCTGATAAGATCAAAGCAATGGGTCAAGTTCTTTCTAAGGCAAAAGAAGCACTATATGACTGCAAGGCAGTAACTCGGAGACTCAGAGCTATGCTCCAATCTGCTGATGAACAAGTTAGGAGCTTGAAGAAGCAGAGCACATTCCTTAGTCAGCTGGCCGCTAAGACAATTCCCAATGGAATCCACTGCTTGTCTATGCGTTTAACCATTGACTACTACCTCCTTCCTTTAGAGAAAAGAAAATTTCCAAGGAGCGAAAATTTGGAAAATCCAAATCTTTATCATTATGCCCTTTTCTCTGACAATGTCTTGGCTGCTTCAGTAGTTGTAAATTCTACCATCATGAATGCAAAG GAGCCAGAAAAACATGTATTTCATTTAGTGACTGATAAATTGAATTTTGGAGCCATGAACATGTGGTTTTTGTTGAACCCTCCTGGGAAGGCAACCATTCATGTAGAAAATGTGGATGACTTTAAATGGCTGAATTCTTCATACTGCCCGGTGTTAAGGCAGCTTGAATCTGCTGCCATGAAAGAGtactattttaaagctgatcatCCTTCAGCAGGTTCTTCCAATCTAAAGTATCGAAATCCGAAATATCTATCTATGCTAAATCATTTAAGGTTTTATCTCCCAGAGGTTTATCCCAAGTTGGATAAGATCCTTTTTCTCGATGATGACATTGTTGTTCAGAAGGATTTGACAGCACTTTGGTCTGTAGATCTCAATGGTAATGTTAATGGTGCAGTCGAGACTTGTGGTGAGAGCTTCCATCGTTTTGACAAGTATCTTAATTTCTCAAACCCACACATTGCCCGTAATTTTGATCCTAATGCATGTGGCTGGGCATACGGGATGAATATGTTTGATCTCAAGGAGTGGAAGAATAAAGATATAACTGGGATTTATCACAAATGGCAGAATATG AATGAAGACCGGGTGCTCTGGAAACTTGGGACACTCCCTCCTGGACTGTTAACATTTTACAAGCTGACTCATCCACTGGAAAAATCTTGGCATGTACTTGGTTTGGGGTACAACCCTACCATCGATCACTCTGAGATCGAAAATGCTGCAGTCATTCACTACAACGGAAACATGAAACCTTGGTTGGAGCTGGCAATGACCAGGTACAGGCCTTACTGGACTAAATACATCAATTATGACCATCCTTATGTCCGGGCATGCAAACTAAAAGAATAG